Part of the Chloroflexota bacterium genome is shown below.
GTGAATGGCAGCGAACCACGCAACGATAACACGAGCCAACACATCGTGTGGAAACAAGGCAAATCGAATGGCTATAACTATTTTGATTCACACTCAGGTGATGATGATTCGTATGCAGCATCTTCTTGGCGGGCATCAATTAGTGGCGATACATCAATCGTTAGCAACTGGCTGTTAACCCCACCGTTATTGCTAGAAAATGGTAAGACTGTCTCCTTTTGGTCGCGGGCTGCTGATTGCCCTTTAAATCCTGATCGTTTGGATATTCGCTATAGCACCGCCGGAACGAGCACGAATGTCGCTAGTGGCAATAATACTGGTAATTTCTCGAATCTACTTGGCCAGATTAATCCCGATCTCGATACAGGCAATGATCCCGATGGGAGCGATGGCTATCCATGTAACGATTGGGCCCAGTTCACCTATACCCTTAGTGGTTTGAGCCAACCCACGGTAGGCCGGATTGGCTTCCGTCACTATATTGTTGATACTAACGATAATGGCAACTACTTGGCGATCGACGATTTTAGCTATTCGGGTGAATTGGGTGGGGGCACGCCAACGCCAATTACCCATACCCCAACGGCTACGGCAACCAATACCGCTACTGCCACTGCAACGGCTACACCAACTGCCACGTCTACAAATACGGCTACGCCAACTGTTACACGCACGCCAACCAATACTGCGACCAATACACCAACTAGCACACCAACCAACACCCCAACGAATACCCGTACCCCAACCAATACCCCAACGGGTACGCCACCAACGCCAACCTTTACCCATACGCCAACTCGTACCCCAACCAATACGCCGACGAATACGCCAACTCGTACTCCAACCAATACCCCCACTCGCACGCCAACCGCGACCTCAGTGCCTCAGACTCCGGTCTACAAGGTTTATATGTGTCCTGTTCAATATGATGGCTAGGAATTAAGCAAAAACCCCGTGAGATCATTTCGATCTCACGGGGTTTTTGCTGCGAACTTTAGGCTTTGATTTTGAGCAATAATGTTTCGTGCGGTTGAATGCGGGTTTGCCAAGCCTCGCCAAACTCGGCAATATCTGCTTGTTCCCACAAGTTACGCACCGATTTCGGCGTATCCAGCAGGCCAATATCGCTAGCTCGCAAGGTTAAATCGCTGCCAATTGCGCCACGATTAATCAAGGCAACCGCCAGTGATCCATCGGCGAGCGGTTTTTTCCAAATTTCGCAGGTGCCGGTTTGTTTCACGCGCCGCCCAGCAATCCCCAAGCTATCTTGGTTGACAGCCAAAACTTCGCGATTGGTCAATAAACTGGTGGTATCGCGATCCATATTGCGAATATCGCAGCCGATCATCAAGGGCGAACAGGCAATCGTCCACAATGACATATGGGTTTGATATTCGATGAATGATAAGCCGCCGCCGGAGATTTGACCCTTGCCCTTCAACCCAACCACCAGCATATCCAAATCGTTCCAGGCATCGGGGCCAGCGTATTCGGCTAAATTGGCGGCAATATCAATCGCTGTATCAACGCCTACCCCATAATATTTGTGTGGCGCAACCCAAATATCAACCCAGCTATCGAAAATATCGCCAGTAACCCGCCACATATGCCCGCCAACCGAGCGACCCCAGAGCTGCGGGCTGCGGCCACCCCACTCACACAACGAGTAGAGAAATTGGCGCTTAGTTTTGCGTAAAGCCTCGCCCATGCGGGTGTAGCGGTCGATCGCAGTGGCTTGGTCGGTTGGGGCAAAACAAAAATCATATTTGAGGAAATCGATGCCCCACGAAGCCCACAATTGGGCATCTTGCTCCTCGAAGCCAAAGCTGCCAGGATAGCTGGCGCACGTCAAATGTGCTGCATCGGAGTAGATGCCAATTTTCAAGCCAAGGCTATGCACATAATCGGCTAGCGCTTTGATGCCACTCGGGAATTTTTCGGGGTCGGCAACCAAATCGCCGTTGCCATCGCGGCCAACTTTGGTTGACCAGCAATCATCAATCACCACATAGTTATAACCACAATCCTTGAGGCCTGAGCTAACCAGCACGTCAGCAGTGGCACGGACTGAATCTTCATGAATCGTACTACCAAACATGTTCCACGAGTTCCAACCCATTGGGGGCGTAGGTGCGAGAGGCTGTTCTGAAGTCGTCATACATTTCTCCATGTGGTCAGGGCCGTTCCTTACCATTTGATCATTGTAGGTCGCCAGCTTAGCCA
Proteins encoded:
- a CDS encoding choice-of-anchor J domain-containing protein is translated as MATRFRASLLGILLLVGIGLQGWVRPQAPNAPTVLNENFDSFSDALADGWFVVNGSEPRNDNTSQHIVWKQGKSNGYNYFDSHSGDDDSYAASSWRASISGDTSIVSNWLLTPPLLLENGKTVSFWSRAADCPLNPDRLDIRYSTAGTSTNVASGNNTGNFSNLLGQINPDLDTGNDPDGSDGYPCNDWAQFTYTLSGLSQPTVGRIGFRHYIVDTNDNGNYLAIDDFSYSGELGGGTPTPITHTPTATATNTATATATATPTATSTNTATPTVTRTPTNTATNTPTSTPTNTPTNTRTPTNTPTGTPPTPTFTHTPTRTPTNTPTNTPTRTPTNTPTRTPTATSVPQTPVYKVYMCPVQYDG
- a CDS encoding glycoside hydrolase family 27 protein — translated: MTTSEQPLAPTPPMGWNSWNMFGSTIHEDSVRATADVLVSSGLKDCGYNYVVIDDCWSTKVGRDGNGDLVADPEKFPSGIKALADYVHSLGLKIGIYSDAAHLTCASYPGSFGFEEQDAQLWASWGIDFLKYDFCFAPTDQATAIDRYTRMGEALRKTKRQFLYSLCEWGGRSPQLWGRSVGGHMWRVTGDIFDSWVDIWVAPHKYYGVGVDTAIDIAANLAEYAGPDAWNDLDMLVVGLKGKGQISGGGLSFIEYQTHMSLWTIACSPLMIGCDIRNMDRDTTSLLTNREVLAVNQDSLGIAGRRVKQTGTCEIWKKPLADGSLAVALINRGAIGSDLTLRASDIGLLDTPKSVRNLWEQADIAEFGEAWQTRIQPHETLLLKIKA